A stretch of the Harpia harpyja isolate bHarHar1 chromosome 5, bHarHar1 primary haplotype, whole genome shotgun sequence genome encodes the following:
- the ARC gene encoding activity-regulated cytoskeleton-associated protein, translated as MQLDNVTTAGIHSFQGHRGVANKPNVILQIGKCRAEMLEHVRRTHRHLLSEVSKQVERELKGLQKSVGKLENNLEDHVPTDNQRWKKSIKACLARCQETIAHLERWVKREMNVWKEVFFRLEKWADRLESMGGKYCPGDHGKQTVSVGVGGPEIRPSEGEIYDYALDMSQMYALTPPPGEVPSIPQAHDSYQWVSVSEDAPASPVETQVFEDPREFLSHLEEYLKQVGGTEEYWLSQIQNHMNGPAKKWWEYKQDSVKNWVEFKKEFLQYSEGTLTRDAIKRELDLPQKEGEPLDQFLWRKRDLYQTLYVDADEEEIIQYVVGTLQPKLKRFLSYPLPKTLEQLIQRGKEVQGTMDHSEEPSPQRTPEIQSGDSVDSVPPSTTVSPVPSNGTQPEPPSPPATVI; from the coding sequence ATGCAGCTGGATAATGTCACCACTGCAGGCATCCACTCCTTTCAGGGGCACCGTGGAGTTGCCAACAAGCCCAATGTGATCCTGCAGATAGGGAAATGCAGGGCAGAGATGTTGGAGCACGTCAGGAGGACCCACCGGCACCTCCTGTCTGAGGTCTCCAAGCAGGTGGAGCGCGAGCTGAAAGGCTTGCAGAAATCAGTGGGGAAGTTAGAAAATAACTTAGAGGACCATGTCCCAACTGATAACCAAAGATGGAAGAAGTCCATCAAGGCCTGCCTGGCCAGATGCCAGGAAACCATTGCCCATCTGGAGAGGTGGGTCAAGAGAGAGATGAATGTTTGGAAGGAGGTCTTTTTCCGTCTGGAGAAGTGGGCCGACCGTCTGGAGTCCATGGGAGGCAAATATTGCCCTGGGGACCATGGCAAGCAGACTGTGTCCGTTGGGGTGGGAGGCCCAGAGATAAGGCCAAGTGAGGGGGAGATTTATGATTATGCCCTTGATATGAGCCAAATGTATGCGCTGACCCCTCCTCCTGGGGAGGTGCCCAGCATCCCCCAGGCCCACGATTCCTACCAGTGGGTCTCCGTGTCAGAGGATGCTCCAGCCTCCCCAGTGGAGACCCAGGTCTTTGAGGATCCCCGGGAGTTCTTGAGCCACTTGGAGGAATACTTAAAGCAGGTGGGTGGAACAGAGGAGTACTGGCTGTCTCAGATCCAAAACCACATGAACGGCCCAGCTAAAAAGTGGTGGGAATACAAGCAGGACTCTGTCAAGAACTGGGTCGAGTTCAAGAAGGAGTTCCTGCAGTACAGCGAGGGGACTCTGACTAGGGATGCTATCAAAAGGGAGCTGGATTTGCCCCAGAAAGAGGGGGAGCCCCTGGACCAGTTCCTTTGGCGCAAGAGAGACTTGTACCAGACCCTCTATGTCGATGCAGATGAGGAGGAAATTATCCAGTATGTGGTAGGCACCCTCCAGCCCAAACTGAAGCGCTTCTTGAGTTACCCCTTGCCCAAGACCTTAGAGCAGCTGATCCAAAGAGGGAAGGAAGTCCAAGGCACCATGGATCACTCGGAGGAGCCCAGCCCACAGAGGACCCCTGAGATTCAATCAGGAGATTCTGTGGACAGCGTGCCTCCTTCAACCACTGTCAGTCCCGTGCCGAGCAATGGGACTCAACCCGAGCCCCCGAGCCCACCAGCTACTGTCATATGA